One stretch of Thalassovita sp. DNA includes these proteins:
- a CDS encoding DUF177 domain-containing protein, which yields MSNLPSQPLRVADLSTNKPTRFELIPDEASLRAIADELGLLGLRKLRFKGEVAASGKRDWVLKAQLGATVTQPCVVTLAPVTTRLEEPTERRFVADLPEQDGDAGSEDGVEMHEDDSLEPLGSHIDPAAVMIEALSLALPLYPRADGAEMAETNFTEPGKAAMTDEDTKPFAGLAALRDQLGQKGED from the coding sequence ATGAGCAATCTCCCCTCTCAGCCACTGCGTGTGGCCGATCTGTCGACCAATAAACCCACCCGGTTTGAACTGATCCCGGATGAGGCCAGCCTGCGTGCCATTGCCGACGAACTGGGCCTTTTGGGCCTGCGCAAGCTGCGCTTTAAGGGCGAAGTGGCCGCAAGCGGCAAACGCGACTGGGTGCTGAAGGCACAGTTGGGTGCGACCGTGACCCAGCCCTGTGTGGTCACCCTGGCCCCAGTCACCACCCGGTTGGAAGAGCCGACCGAACGGCGCTTTGTTGCCGATCTGCCCGAACAAGACGGCGACGCTGGCAGCGAAGACGGCGTTGAAATGCACGAAGACGACAGCCTGGAACCACTTGGCAGCCACATTGACCCGGCGGCTGTGATGATCGAAGCCCTGTCGCTGGCGCTGCCGCTCTACCCGCGGGCAGATGGCGCAGAAATGGCTGAGACCAACTTTACCGAGCCGGGCAAAGCCGCAATGACGGATGAGGATACCAAACCCTTTGCCGGACTTGCCGCGCTGCGTGACCAGCTGGGACAAAAGGGCGAAGACTAA
- the plsX gene encoding phosphate acyltransferase PlsX, which produces MTAMQDTSTAGADRIIISVDAMGGDRGPAAVVAGISLSAKKNPDIGFILHGPKAELERLVARKKPLLGRVEIRDAEDVVTMEDKPSQVMRHGKNTSMWSALDSVRSKEADVCVSCGNTGALMALSMIRLRKLPGVNRPAIAILWPSSNPQGFNVMLDVGADIRADERDLLQYAMMGASYARNGLDLETPRIGLLNVGTEEHKGRAELKLAHELIAKQAPLAGYEFVGFVEGGDIPGNTCDVIVTDGFTGNIALKTGEGTASLIGSLLREAFKFSPLSRLASVLAYTSLQRLAKRIDPRRVNGGVFLGLNGTVVKSHGSADAMGVAAAVKLAFQLSQSGFSHKLAARVASATEQVQNAVEERSQSGDKE; this is translated from the coding sequence ATGACCGCTATGCAGGATACCTCCACAGCGGGTGCGGACCGCATCATCATCTCCGTTGACGCCATGGGTGGCGATCGAGGACCGGCGGCTGTTGTCGCCGGTATTTCGTTGTCAGCCAAGAAAAATCCCGATATCGGTTTCATCCTGCACGGCCCCAAGGCCGAGCTTGAGCGGCTTGTTGCCCGTAAGAAACCGCTGCTGGGTCGGGTGGAAATCCGCGATGCCGAAGATGTGGTCACCATGGAGGACAAACCCTCCCAGGTGATGCGCCACGGCAAAAACACCTCCATGTGGTCGGCGCTTGATTCGGTCCGCTCGAAAGAGGCGGATGTCTGTGTCTCCTGTGGCAACACCGGCGCTCTGATGGCGCTGTCGATGATCCGCCTGCGCAAACTGCCGGGTGTGAACCGCCCCGCCATTGCGATTCTCTGGCCCTCGTCGAACCCGCAGGGGTTCAATGTGATGCTGGATGTGGGCGCCGATATTCGCGCCGACGAACGCGACCTGCTGCAATATGCAATGATGGGCGCCTCCTATGCCCGCAACGGTCTGGATCTGGAAACCCCCAGAATCGGGTTGTTGAACGTCGGCACCGAAGAACACAAAGGCCGCGCTGAGCTGAAACTGGCGCATGAGCTGATTGCCAAACAGGCCCCGCTGGCCGGATATGAGTTTGTCGGCTTTGTTGAAGGCGGCGATATTCCGGGCAACACCTGCGACGTGATCGTCACCGACGGCTTCACCGGCAACATCGCGCTGAAGACCGGCGAAGGCACCGCCAGCCTGATCGGCAGCCTCTTGCGCGAAGCCTTCAAATTTTCGCCCTTGTCGCGTCTGGCATCGGTTCTGGCCTATACCTCGCTGCAGCGTCTGGCCAAACGGATTGACCCGCGCCGTGTCAATGGTGGCGTATTTCTAGGCCTCAACGGCACGGTGGTGAAATCGCATGGCTCGGCCGATGCGATGGGCGTCGCCGCGGCGGTCAAACTGGCCTTCCAACTGTCCCAATCTGGTTTCTCGCACAAACTTGCGGCTCGGGTTGCATCTGCCACCGAGCAGGTCCAAAATGCCGTAGAGGAAAGAAGCCAGAGCGGTGACAAAGAATGA
- the rpmF gene encoding 50S ribosomal protein L32, which translates to MAVQQNKVSKSRRNNRRAHDALVAANPNECPNCGELKRPHHVCASCGHYADREVVAMADDVDLDEDAA; encoded by the coding sequence ATGGCTGTCCAACAGAACAAAGTATCCAAGTCGCGCCGCAACAACCGCCGCGCACACGACGCACTGGTCGCTGCAAACCCGAACGAGTGCCCGAACTGCGGTGAGCTGAAGCGCCCCCACCACGTATGCGCCTCCTGCGGCCACTACGCCGATCGTGAAGTTGTCGCCATGGCTGACGACGTCGATCTGGACGAAGACGCGGCATAA
- a CDS encoding GNAT family N-acyltransferase — protein MLSLKKGRYVTRLAETDADLRAAQMLRHLSFHGHLGLDEDRYDDLCVHVLVEEARSGRLVCCFRLLPFENGAAIERSYSAQYYELSGLRDFEGPMVEMGRFCIHPEVQDPDILRVAWGAMTTFVDEMGVEMLFGCSSFHGTDEENYLDSFAMLRDRHLAPKRWLPRVKAPQVFRFAQKLRRKPDAKLAMRHMPPLLRTYLMMGGWVSDHAVVDRQMNTLHVFTGLEIAAIPPARKKLLRAVAG, from the coding sequence ATGTTGTCACTGAAAAAAGGGCGCTATGTAACGCGCCTGGCTGAGACCGACGCCGACCTTCGGGCGGCCCAGATGCTGCGGCATCTGTCGTTTCATGGCCATCTGGGTCTGGACGAAGACCGCTACGATGACCTCTGTGTGCATGTCCTGGTCGAAGAGGCGCGCTCAGGCCGTTTGGTCTGTTGCTTCCGCCTGCTGCCGTTTGAAAACGGTGCGGCGATCGAGCGGAGCTATTCGGCGCAGTATTACGAACTTTCGGGCCTGCGCGATTTTGAAGGGCCGATGGTAGAAATGGGCCGGTTCTGTATTCACCCCGAGGTGCAGGATCCCGATATCCTGCGGGTGGCCTGGGGCGCGATGACCACCTTTGTGGATGAGATGGGGGTTGAGATGCTGTTTGGCTGCTCCTCCTTTCATGGCACCGATGAAGAGAACTACCTGGACAGCTTTGCCATGCTGCGGGATCGCCACCTGGCGCCAAAACGCTGGCTGCCACGGGTGAAGGCGCCGCAGGTCTTCCGCTTTGCGCAGAAACTCCGCCGCAAACCGGACGCGAAACTGGCGATGCGCCATATGCCGCCTTTGCTGCGCACTTATCTGATGATGGGTGGTTGGGTCAGCGATCATGCGGTGGTGGACCGGCAGATGAACACGCTGCATGTGTTTACCGGGCTTGAGATTGCTGCGATCCCTCCGGCGCGCAAGAAATTGCTGCGGGCGGTGGCGGGGTAG
- a CDS encoding outer membrane protein assembly factor BamE — protein sequence MAGKVKTLGTRRETRRGTHLVTTVGKVAAVVAVLAVAGCSASYRNHGFVPPEEELAGIIVGVDTRDSVSETVGPPTTSGVIKDGSYFYVRSQVKHFAYRAPEVINREVVAISFDKRGVVSNVERFGLEDGQVVPLSRRVTSSGIVDKGFIRQLLGNLGQVSAADVL from the coding sequence ATGGCAGGCAAGGTAAAGACCCTGGGAACGCGTCGGGAAACACGTCGGGGAACGCATCTGGTAACAACCGTTGGCAAGGTGGCTGCTGTTGTGGCCGTTCTGGCCGTGGCCGGATGTTCGGCCAGCTATCGCAATCACGGTTTTGTTCCGCCCGAAGAGGAACTTGCAGGCATCATCGTTGGCGTTGATACCCGCGACAGCGTGTCTGAAACCGTTGGCCCGCCCACCACATCGGGCGTGATCAAGGATGGCAGCTATTTCTACGTCCGCAGTCAGGTGAAACATTTTGCCTATCGCGCCCCTGAGGTGATCAACCGCGAAGTGGTGGCGATCAGCTTTGATAAGCGCGGCGTGGTGTCCAACGTGGAACGCTTTGGTCTGGAAGACGGCCAGGTGGTGCCGCTGTCACGTCGCGTGACCAGCTCGGGCATCGTAGACAAGGGCTTCATCCGTCAGCTTCTGGGCAACCTCGGCCAGGTCAGCGCCGCGGACGTGCTGTAA
- a CDS encoding beta-ketoacyl-ACP synthase III — MTIRAVVKGVGHYLPERVVPNSEFEATLDTTDEWIRTRSGIERRHFAAEGETTSDLAVKAANAALKNAGLVADDIDAIVLATSTPDLTFPSVATMVQEKLSMTRGFGFDVQAVCAGFVYALTNANALIVSGQAKRVLVIGAETFSRIMDWTDRATCVLFGDGAGALVLEGAEGAGDNADRGILSADLNSDGRYRDMLYVDGGVSTTGTSGKLRMQGNALFRQAVEKLTSTARTALKKIDLGDSDVNWIVPHQANIRIIQGTAKKMGLSMDNVIVTVQDHGNTSAASIPLALSVGAAEGRIKEGDLVLTEAIGGGLAWGAVVLRW, encoded by the coding sequence ATGACAATACGGGCTGTTGTAAAAGGCGTTGGACATTATCTGCCAGAGCGGGTTGTCCCCAACAGCGAATTTGAAGCCACCCTGGATACGACGGACGAATGGATTCGCACCCGCTCAGGCATTGAGCGGCGCCATTTCGCGGCCGAGGGTGAAACAACTTCGGATCTGGCGGTCAAAGCCGCCAATGCCGCGCTGAAAAATGCCGGCCTAGTGGCAGATGACATTGATGCCATCGTGCTGGCCACATCCACACCGGACCTGACCTTCCCGTCTGTTGCCACTATGGTGCAGGAAAAGCTGAGCATGACGCGGGGCTTTGGCTTTGACGTCCAGGCGGTCTGTGCCGGGTTTGTCTACGCACTGACCAACGCCAATGCGCTGATCGTATCCGGTCAGGCGAAGCGCGTGCTGGTCATTGGTGCGGAAACCTTCAGCCGGATCATGGACTGGACCGATCGCGCCACCTGCGTGTTGTTTGGCGATGGCGCCGGTGCATTGGTTCTGGAAGGCGCAGAGGGCGCCGGTGACAACGCCGATCGCGGCATCCTGTCGGCCGATCTGAACTCGGACGGGCGCTACCGCGACATGCTTTATGTCGATGGCGGGGTCTCCACCACCGGCACTTCGGGCAAGCTGCGGATGCAGGGCAATGCGCTGTTCCGTCAGGCCGTTGAAAAACTGACCTCAACCGCACGGACCGCGCTGAAGAAAATCGATCTTGGCGACAGTGACGTAAACTGGATCGTGCCGCATCAGGCCAATATCCGCATCATCCAGGGCACGGCCAAGAAAATGGGCCTGTCGATGGACAATGTGATCGTCACCGTTCAGGACCACGGCAACACCTCTGCGGCTTCGATCCCGCTGGCCCTTTCGGTTGGCGCGGCTGAGGGTCGGATCAAGGAGGGTGATCTGGTTCTGACCGAAGCCATCGGTGGCGGCCTGGCCTGGGGCGCGGTTGTTCTGCGCTGGTAA